CCAAAATGCTGTTTCATCGCATTACATTTTGGAATATCTACACGTAGTTTTTCCTATACTCGATTATGCATTGTGGTGACCACTAGTGCTGATTTTTCATGCGAACCCAGTTAGTCGTGTGTGTTGCAAACCCCTTTGTGTGCCCTACTCCAAACTTCCCGCCAAATCCTCACCTCTGGATTCAATTTCCGCTCTGTAGCTGGGCAGAAAGGTGAAGACGTCGGGACGGTTCACTAACTGCTGTAGGGACATGGGGATGGTTCAATAGCTATCGTTAGGACATGGGGATGGCTCACTAACTGTTGCAGAGACATGTAGGCAGTTCACTAACTTGTGGGGGCATGGGGATGGCTCACTAACTGATGTAGGGACATGGGGGTGGCTCACTAACTGTCGCAGAGACATGTGGACAGTTCACTAATTTGCAGGGACATGGGGACAGTTCACTAACTTGTAGGGACATGGGGATGGTTCACTAACTGTTGTAGAGACATGGGGAGGGTTCACTAACAACTGTTGTAGGGACATGGTGATGGTTCACAAGCTATCGCAAGGACATGGGGATGGTTTACTAACTTATAGGGACATGAGGATGGTTCAATAACTTGTAGGCACATGGTGATGGTTATTAAACTGTTGTGGTACATGAGGATGGTTCACTAATCACTAACTGTTGTAAGGACATGGAGACGGTTCACTAATTTGCAGGGATATGGGGGGAAGTTCACCAACTGTTGTTGGACATGGGGATGGTTCACTGTCTGTTTCATGGGCATGGGGATTGTACATTAACTGTTGCATGGACATGAGGACGGTTCAGTAACTGTTCTATGGACATGGGGACGGTTCACTGTTGTAGGGACATGGGGACGGTTAACTAACAGTTGTAGGATATGCCATATAGGGACGGTTAAGTAACTTGCATGGACATGGGGATGGTTCACTAACCGTTGTGTGAACATGGGGGAAGTTCACTCAATGTTGCATGGACATGAGGATGGTTCACCAACTGTTGCATGGTAATAGGGATGGTTCACTGTTGCATCAACTTGCATGGACATGGGGATGGCTTACTAACTGTTGTAGGGACATGGGCCGGTTCATGTCTTATTCTTGCCAGGGCAAAAGGGAGTGTTTTAGGTACAGTATACTTCTGCAAAAGAGGGCATCTGATGTCTTTGTTTCTTTAGTGTAAGGCATCCCAATAGGCAGCTTGTGACTAATTCAATATTAAAGCTGTAACAAATTGTTCACCTGATCTGATCTTTACAGAAGTGGTTCTGGGTGTtatcaccatggcaacgacTGGAGTCAGCTCTGAAGAGGTGGAAAGCACTTCGAAAGGGGAGTTTGGTGGAAGGAGTGTGACtgcaaaacactacaaaaagtacaggtgtgaggagtgcagcaagcagttcagaacgctgagtcatctgaagactcacattcgcactcacacaggtgagaaaccgtacaggtgtgaggagtgtaggaGGCAGTTCACTGAGATGGGAAGTCTTacgaaacacatgcggactcacacacgggataaaccctacaagtgtgaggagtgcagcaggcagttcagtgagctgggtaatctgaagagacacatgcggactcacacaggggagaaaccctacagatgtgaggagtgcagcaggcagttcagtcagctgggtaaccTGGacagtcacatgcggactcacacaggtgagaaaccctacaagtgtgaggagtgcagcaagcagttcagcaGGCTAGATGAACTGAAGttacacatgcagactcacacaggggagaaacctcacagatgtgaggagtgcagcaggcagttccgTTGGTTGGGTTatctaaagactcacatgcggactcacacaggggagaaaccctacagatgtgaggcgtgcagcaagcagttcagtgtgcTGAGTGCTCTGAAGACACATATACAGAcgcacacaggggagaaaccctacaagtgtgaggaatgtggCAAGTTGTTCTGCCGGTTAGAGGTGCTGAAGAAGCACATGCGAACTCATAcaagtgagaaaccctacaagtgtgaggagtgcagcaagcagtttagtgacctgggtaatctgaagagacacatgcagactcacacaggggacaaaccttacaggtgtgaggagtgcagcaagcagttcagtcagctgggtcatctgaagacgcacatgcgtactcacacaggtgagaaatccTACAAATgtaaggagtgcagcaaacagtttagtcgGCCAGATgttctgaagagacacatgcggactcatacaggggagaagccctacaggtgtgaggagtgcagcaaacagttcagtgagctgggaagtctgaagagacacatgaggactcacacggGAGAGAAACCATACACATGTGAGGattgcagcaggcagttcagtcatgTCTGCAATCTaaaaacacacatgcaaactcacactgGGCACATTTCTTAGGATGTGATGAGTGTTAGATATAtcttctttaggccacaccaaatttgttgcttctcagaatGGCCTGTCAAATTTTTCtcagtttgaaaataaaaattgggCACACCTCCCATTGACAgtctgcaaatacatgtactcgtTTAGGTTATACACACCTATTTGAAGCATGTAAGTACCGAGAAAAAAGACATCGATATAAAAAGAAGGTTTTTCCAATTACCAACATTTGTATACTAATTATACCAATTATAGATAACCTTTTACTAGTCATTTGTACCAGTCAGCTGGCCATGTAGACTCAGCGCAGTAGAGATGGCTAAAAGTAGCTTTCGTTAGTTTTGTTGTAAACTTTCTTGCAAAAAGtgagcctctaccaggctccaaaaGTTGCTAGAAAAattatagtagaaattggccaataGACAGACAACACCCCAGAGGTGTTAGCCAGGCAAAAGTTACAGTTGATGACATAGGGACACATTTTGGCCGGCTAACTCTGTAAGGCTTGTTAACTGCCTACTTGGTCAAATACTTCTATTTTCCCAGGGACGtgtagcctggtagaggatTACAAAAGTATACTTTTTACGCTGTTACTGTTAGTATATTTCTGTTTATAATGTAGCTATTAGTGCTGTTGGACTGATGTGAAGCATTTTCATAGCATTTAGAGTTTTCCTTTTATaaaatttcttttgattttttttgctttatctCAATCAGATGAGAATGTAACAAAGGATTTAGAGCAGAAATAACTGCTTATATGCATCCTTTTAAATTCTATATGTTTTATATCAATCAAGACACTTTTTCTCTTTGTTTCTAATCAGTTTAGTATTTTATTCAAACTGTTCTATATTgttgtgttactgttagatttaGGCATATAGTTTGAGTTTCAAATGGTAGTGAAAGAAGAAGTGTTAATAATTATGTATAGTTAAGTCATGTTCTTGCTATATAACtgagttctttgtacacaaccaaatgtTTTATTCAAGCAGACATTTGGGTACACAAGTCATGAACAATCTACCTgtactctctaagcagaccTTTCCGCCAGGGGTCGCGGTTTTTAGCGTCTTACTccctttatacccccctcacattaggcgaaaatggATCGGatgacgagtctgcgagctctaaattacgaggaggcatgaccctgacgggaagggggaactctgccatttcttcgtcggcatcagggtcatgcctcctcgtaatttagagctcgcctACACGTCGTCCCATCGATTTTCGCTatatgtgacgggggtataaggACATTACAAATGGCGACCACTATTGGCCCCTGGCAGAAAGATCTGTCTATGCACATGTGTACATATTGGGACTGCACCTGCTAGCAGTAACACCTAGCCGTAGTGCGAAGTAGCATCAGTCCCGAGGAAGGTAACAGACGTTCAATTAGATGCTGGttattgaataaaacacttgattttgtacaaattaTTTTCCATCCTTTATTCTGTATTATCGTGTAGCCAGGCaccgtggaccaatcagaaggccccgttccacgttggttatgacgccataacacATAGTTTCTGGCCAgcccggtgtgtatcgctccttctgattggtcagaatgaatcgaaaccggtgtcgattcattctgaccaatcagaaggagtgATACACAGGAAAGTAAGGGGTATGCAGCCATTGGCCAATccaaaggagcgaaacatatgccagagcagagggaataatcAAACGGAATGCTTCGTACATTCTGCAGTCCATGTTTCAGTTATTTTGGGGCCAACTTGGAGTCCACTTTCACCTGttacattcaacttcaagtaacataatgaatcagcTTTGACattatttcaagccttgtaaCTGAACAAAATTTGACAGACAttatatgttgttcaaattcactgttcaaatttattgaatgtACTGTATGatggatgtatgtattataaaggaatttgtcgcttaaatgggtcagtttgaataggctactagtatatgataataacgttaatgacccgcctgttcctcatAGAATCGTCTTTATTCAGTGGTTATAGCAATGGAccacatgcccgtagccaggggtgggggggtgggggtcgGAAGAACACGCCAGAAGATCcactttttcacactcaaaggtccgctttttacactagttctttattttttttaatggcggACTGACTGGCATTTTACactagtagaaatttcaatTAATCTAAgcgagtctatcagcaaaatttgccccagaaattgcaggaaatggcgtttcagagggtccaggtttcaaaatttctcGGACCTCCATTGTGACGCCTTACATCTTCGCTGTCGGACTTATATGTTGGGGGGAGTCACCCTTAAAGACTTTCGCCAAAAGCTTTGTGtatctttaatagaaattcTGTTACACTTGGCTTTAAGTCTTCCAGCAATTTTTGccagtcaaaatgcaggaaatagcgtttcagagcgTCAAGATTTCAATGTTTTCCAGGGGAgcactaaaaagaacccccaaACTAAAATTCTGGCTATGGGCATGGACCAGACGTTATAAcaccatatactagtacacctcggggcgggtcattaaccctcaaTTATCAATTGCAATCTGATGACTGTTGAGGTTATTACTGTTAATCTGCCATGATAATGAAGTACGccaaaaaaatagttactcaagcaactggatatggttttgaaacggtcagacgtttcggataaaatccactatccttcgtcagtgacactgaagtgacctggaagaaacaggtcctttatactctaactatgaatgaagacaatttcagtcatccaataggaaacgttaaagacaattcagactgaagacaatttggattccaaagggAACAAAGGtgaggcaaagtcaagctgaagacaatttggcttacaaaggatagcaaggctaagacacagttcaTGCAAATGgctcaattagctcctgttgttttagttacaggggGGGGGTTCCATGCGTAGCCCCCCTAGATAtggtttccaaaaccatatccagttgcttgagtaactatttttggcgtattacctggatgtctaaccttcatcaacgcaTAATAATGAAGCTCTTAATTTGCAGTTCTACAATCATCTAGGTAACACATTTCATAAAAACTGTTAAAACTAGCAGAACGTACTTTTGTAGTCCTTTGTTTCTTATGTTCTGTATGCCTTGGTATGCCTAGGGATGTTAAAAATGCAAAAGTTGAACTTAAAGCTTTAATAGTGTCTGATCTGCATTTGTCTTCTCTTTTGAAGTATATTTGTAACATCATATTGGAACAAATTTCAATGCCCTGGTTTCATTACAACAGCAGAAACAACACTGAGTGACAAGAGGACATGACTTTCACATGATAAACTTTGCAGCCTCTTTACTCTGAAATCTTTGCAATGGCGAATGCATGACAGATCATTTTCCATCATAAGAAAAGTCAAATTTTATAGATTTGTTGACCAATATTTCAAAACCAAATCATACTTCCCGAAGTTCCGGATGATTTTAAACTCTCTTCCCGCACTATTTTCCCTCCGCGCCCTGTGATGAGTGATTGGGTGGCGGATGTATACCTACACCGTTCTGTTCAGGATAGCACGCCGGCAGGTCGACCTTGAGAGTTCTGCGAATCTTTGGCAATTACAGGAGCTTTGTCTCAGGTTTCAGGCGATATTTTCGGAGAAATCAGGTGCCATATTCAGCATCCAGACCCGATCTTATCTGGGACACGTTACAGGTACGTACGAGAAGCTGTGATGGTAGGTTTAGACCAGAGAACGCGGCGGGATCGAAAATAATTTTCTGACTTAAGTTTTGTGGGTGACTATCCTTGATAATATTTTAATACCGTCTGGCGTCAAACTGTTTTCGATCTGACCTTCGGAAATTCTTCTGAAACAACGTGCATCTAAAAAAACGTGTTAACATGATGTTTTGTACTCcgatttgcatgaaatagcgtgtgtggggtggggggtgggggtagaAACGAAGTTTCCAACACAACAATACACAACAATGCTGCATGAGGATCATTAGGGGTTTATGGGATCATGTTTCTTCACGTTTCTAGATAAATTCAAAGAGGATCCAACAATCAGCTTAAACATATTGCAGTGCGAAATTTTCGTATGAAGTTTTGTCCCTGAAGTCAACTATTGTGGAGGCCACTAGTGCCGATTTTTCATACGAACCTAGTTGGTTAGTCTTGTGTGTTGCAAACCCCTTTGTGAGCCCCGCCCCAAAACTTTCCGCCAAATTCTCACATCTGGATTTCATTTCCGCCCTGAAGCCAGATGGGTTAGGGTCAAGACCTGGGGACGGTTCACTAACTGTTGTAGGGACATGGGAAGGGTTTACTAGCTTGCATGGACATGGGGGCTGTTCATTAACTGTTGCAGGGACACGGAGATGGTTCACTTATCGCCAACTGATACTGGATGGCCATGGGGACAGTTCACTAACTTACATAGACATGGGGACCGTCCACTAATCGAGGCATGGGCATGGGGGCGGTTCACTAACTGTTGCAGGATGTGGATATGGGTCACTAACTGTAACTGTTGTAGGGACATGGGGAATGTCATCTTCACCATCAAAGTTTCAGAATGTACtatcaaacctgtattagcggccagtTTTTCTCATTCCCTTCGATTTTGACCGTTGACCTAAGCATTCAGAAGAAGTcaatagtggccacctctccaACGCGTCTGATTGTCGGTTGTTCGTGTCATGTCATGATGGGTTGATGGTCATGGCCTAATAGTGATTGCCATTTTTTGTGCAATTTAAGCTCACTCTGGGACAGTTGGAATTTCATTTTGGGACACTTTAGGGGAAAAAAAGGTTAATTTCATGGATTGCTGTTTTTGCATTTGCAGGAGTTTGTCCATAtattgttgccatggctacaAAAGGAAGCAGGCAAGGattggatgacgtcagcagaggagcagcagggggttctgccagcagtgttctcacctggcgAGGAGGAAGATGCGAGGAGTCTGGGAAGAAGTCGAGTAGGATGGGCAAAGGTGGGAaagtgtacaggtgtgaggagtgcagcaggcagttcagtaagctgagTAACCTGGAGagacacatgaggactcacacaggagaaaaacccttcaggtgtgaggagtgcagcaggcagttcagtgagctgagtAACCTGGAgagacacatgcgcactcacacaggggagaaaccctacaggtgtgaggagtgcagcaggcagttcagtgagctgagcaatctgaagaaacacatgcgcactcacacaggggagaaaccctacaggtgtgaggagtgcagcaggcagttcagtaagctggatcatttgaagactcacatgcggactcacacaggtgagaaaccatacaaatgtgaggagtgcagccaACAGTTTAGTCGGCCAGATGtgctgaagagtcacatgcggactcacacaggggagaaacctcataggtgtgaggagtgcagcaggcaattcagtgAGATGAGtactctgaagaaacacatacagactcacacagggtagaaaccttacatgtgtgagaagtgcagcaagcATTTCAGTCAGCTAGGTCATCTACAGactcacatgcgaactcacacaggggagaaaccctacaggtgtgaggagtgccgcaagcagttcagtgagctgggtgctctgaaaacccacatgcagactcacacaggtgcaaaaccctataagtgtgagaagtgcagcagacagtttagtcagctgtgTAATCTACAGACTCACATGCGAAcacacactggggagaaacccta
The window above is part of the Branchiostoma floridae strain S238N-H82 chromosome 14, Bfl_VNyyK, whole genome shotgun sequence genome. Proteins encoded here:
- the LOC118430804 gene encoding zinc finger protein 678-like, with protein sequence MATTGVSSEEVESTSKGEFGGRSVTAKHYKKYRCEECSKQFRTLSHLKTHIRTHTGEKPYRCEECRRQFTEMGSLTKHMRTHTRDKPYKCEECSRQFSELGNLKRHMRTHTGEKPYRCEECSRQFSQLGNLDSHMRTHTGEKPYKCEECSKQFSRLDELKLHMQTHTGEKPHRCEECSRQFRWLGYLKTHMRTHTGEKPYRCEACSKQFSVLSALKTHIQTHTGEKPYKCEECGKLFCRLEVLKKHMRTHTSEKPYKCEECSKQFSDLGNLKRHMQTHTGDKPYRCEECSKDV